One Bacteroidetes Order II. bacterium genomic window, CAAGCCGCCATACTCCCGTGCAAACGGAACGCCTTGTGCCACACACTGGTCTATAATATCCACACTGGTTTCAGCAAGCCGATAAACATTGGCTTCGCGCGCCCGATAATCGCCCCCTTTTACCGTATCATAGAACAATCGGTAGATCGAGTCACCATCTCCTGCATAATTTTTGGCCGCATTAATACCGCCTTGTGCAGCAATGGAGTGCGCACGCCGCGCCGAGTCCTGAATACAAAAAGCCTTTATGTTATAGCCAAGTTCTGCCAGACTTGCGGCGGCTGCTGCCCCGGCCAAACCAGTTCCGACTACGATAATGGTGTGCTTGCGTTTGTTTGCCGGGTTCACAAGCTTCATGTTCTGCTTGAATCGGGTCCACTTCTCTGAAATGGGACCGGCAGGAATACGCGCATCTAATTTCGACATAGCGGTTATTCTATAAGATGAAAGGATTTTCCAGATTTAATAAGATTAAGGCTTCAAATGCAAATACAACGGCAAGACAAAAAATCCCAACGCAATTAATACTGCAAAGACCAGTGCCGCCGCATACATTGTGTTGGAGAGCCGAGAACTCATTGCCCCGATGCTCTGAAAAGCACTCCAAAAGCCATGGCGCAAATGGAAACCCAATAAAACCATCACCCCCATATAGAGCGCGACCCACAAAGGATTAACAAATACATCTACCACCACCTTATACATATCCCGAACAGGCTCAACCCCACCAGGGAGCATGGTATCATAATGCGGTCCGAACCGGAATTGCCAAACGTGCAATACGATAAAGAACAACAAGATGAGACCCGTCCATATCATGCTTTTGGAAGCAGGAGACATGCGGCTCGGAGCACCGCCCGAAACATGCAGGGCGTATCCTTCAGGACGTGCTTTTTGCTTTTCTTGTGCAATGCTGATGCCTAAAATCGCATGAAAAAGAACGATCGCAATTAGACCAATTTCAACGATCAAAACCAATGGACCCAAACTGTGCAACTTTGCAGTATAGGCATTTACGGCGTCTGCACCTATAAAAAAGCCCAAATTACCCGCCAGATGCACCACTAAAAACCCCATCAGGCCAATACCGGTAACCCCCGTTATAAACTTGCGGCCTGTCTGAGAACGGTAAAACTTAAGGATTTTGGATTCTGAAGTTTGGCTCATGGTATTTCACAATGTTTATGCCCGTTAAAAACAATTAACCAGATATACCTCTCATGAACTTGTTCGTTAGACACTGCCGATATACCTGCTTTGTATCTTTGTAAATTAAACCATTAACAAAGCCAAATGAGACTTTACCTTTATGATTGAACAAAAATTTAGGTGAAGATACAGACAAAGCAGCGTGAAGATGTGCGACAAATGGTTATATCAAGAAATACCTACGATGTAAACAAAAAATCCCTTACCTATTTGCAGAATAATTCCGTACATTTCCCTGCAACGATCATTTCTTCTCTCAACGTCATGGTTCAAAGTTCCAATAACCTTATCCTCTTACTGCTTGGCATTCTGGTCGCTATAGCCCTAGGCTTTGTGATGCACCTGCTCGCCTCTATTTTATTACCGCTTATTATTGCCCTCCTGCTATCGAACTTGTTTTCGCCCATTATGCTTTATTTCAAGAAGCGGAAATTTCCGGCTTTTATTGGGCTTTTAATGGTATTGCTGGTATTTGGATTAATGGTCTCGGTCTTGGGATTGCTAATCTATTCCAGCATTGCTTCTTTTGTAGATGGTATCCGTATTTATCAACCCAAACTCACCCAGTTGGTTGTGGACATGGAGTATCAACTCAGGCAGGTTCTTGGGAACTTTGACATGCGGATTGAGGACATTCCGTGGCAAGACGCTTTGAGCGTCTCATCGGTTGCAGACTCGGTAACATCTGGGGTTGGTTCTTTTTTGCACTTTCTGACCAATACATTCATTGTTATTTTATACATGATGTTTATTCTCGCTACTTCCGGTCAACTTACCCAAAAAGTAAAGTCAGCCTTTCAGCCAGGATATGCCAATGCTATGGCAGGAATTATAGAAAATATAGACAAGCAGGTTCGGCAATATCTTTTTGTAAAGACCCTAATGAGCTTACTTATGGGCATTGTGACGAGTCTAATCCTTTGGCTCATCGGGTTGGATTTTCCAATTATGTGGGGTTTTATTGCGTTTCTCCTAAACTACATCCCGAACGTCGGTGGAACCATTGCAACCGCATTGCCCGTCATCTTGGCTATTTTGCAGTTCGATAGCTGGGTGCAACCCGTATTGGTATTAACGCTGCCGCTTGCAGCCCACATGATTATCGGTAATGTTTTGGAGCCACGGATCATGGCCAACAGTTTGGACCTGAGCGCGGTTCTCGTATTAATTTCCTTAATCTTTTGGGGTTGGTTGTGGGGAATTGGTGGCATGATCTTGGCGGTCCCACTTACCGCAACCATAAAAATTATTTTTGAGAACATTGTACCACTACACCCGCTTTCTATTTTAATGAGTGGCGAAATTCCTTTAAAAGAAGAGGTATTGGAGAAGATAGAGGAACAACTTGAGCCTGTTAACCTAAAGGGTTAACCCAAAAAGGTTAACCCAGATCAGCATTCTTCTGTTTTATGTAGGTGATTTTTGCTTAGACATTAAACAGAAAATGGATGACATCGCCGTCTTGAACGACATATTCTTTCCCCTCTGCACGCAGTAAACCAGCCTGACGCGCCGCAGACTCGGAACCAAGGCGCACGTAATCTTCATATTTTATGGTTTCCGCACGGATAAAACCACGTTCAAAATCCGAATGAATTACTCCCGCAGCACCCGGTGCTTTTGTGCCCCGTGTAATAGTCCATGCCCGTACTTCCTTTACACCTGCTGTAATATATGTGATCAATCCTAAAAGATGATAGGCAGCTTTGATCAATCGTTCCAATCCACTATTTTCAAGTCCCATATCTTCTAAGAACATGACTTTTTCGTCGGGCGCTAATTGTGCCAATTGAGACTCAATCTCCGCTGACACCACTACCACTTCCGATCCTTCCCCTTCTGCCCATGCCTGCACTTCTTGTACATACGCATTGCCGCTTAATATCTCCGATTCCGCAACGTTTGCAGCATACAAAATGGGCTTGGCAGAAAGAAGAAAAAAGCTGTCTAAGAGTTCTTTTTCATGGTCACCCATAAGCGGCATTGTGCGAATAGCTTTTTCATCTAACAAGTGGGCCTGAACCCGCTTCAACAGATCGAGTTCCTGTGCTGCTTTTTTATCCCCAGCTTTTACCGCACGTTGTACCCGATCTATCCGTCGTTCAACGCTCTCCAGATCTTTAAGGATTAACTCTAAACTGATCACCCCCATGTCGCGAGTTGGATTCACAGAACCGTTGACATGTACAATATTCGGATCGTCAAAGCAACGTACCACCTGAATGACCGCATCCACTTCTCTAATGTGTGACAAAAACTGATTGCCCAATCCTTCACCCTTCGAGGCACCTTCCACCAAGCCCGCAATGTCCACAAACTCTATAGTAGCCGGAACCACCTTCTGCGCCTTCACCAAGCGTTCCAAAACCTGTAGGCGCACATCAGGAACAGCTACAATACCCACATTAGGCTCTATGGTGGCGAAAGGATAATTCGCTGCAAGTGCAGATTGTTGCGAGGTGAGTGCATTAAAAAGAGTGGACTTTCCTACATTCGGAAGCCCAACTATGCCACAACGTAATGCCATCGGAGTTTATTTGGGGTTTATAATTTATTAAGCCTGATAATATACTCGGTCTTTTAATGACTGGATTGAAATTTCTTGCGAACATCGTTTCGGAAGTACAAAATTCTTCCCTAAATTTGAGGCTGTATTATTGTGATACCAAAGTACTTTTAACGAACGATAAATTGGCTATGAAGAAACTTTTCTTTCTGCTCTTTCTGGTGGGGTTGATCATGCCAGAGATACTGACCGCTCAAACAACCGCGAACTACAACCCACGCCGTGTTTTTCCAAGGAACGCCCAATTTGGTTTAGGGGTGTTACCAGGATTGGGCGCACAAGCAGGGATTGTCTTTCCGTATGAGATTGTTACGGCAGAAGCGATGGCTCAACTAAATTTCACGCCTGCCTACCGCAATCATGATACGGCATTTCACCTTTCTGCTTCTGTAGGCGGTGCCATTCGGGTACTAAGCCTGATCAATCAGGTGAATGAACCCATTAACCAAAACCTTGATATAGATGTGGGGTTTCGGGTAGGACCACAACTTAAAATTCCGGCAGACCTCAAACTAAAAGTCGAACCATTTCTTCGGGCGGTTACACGGCTGAGTAGCGGAAATCAGGCATACTTCGAGGCTGGGACCAATGAGCCTTACTTGCGGCTTGGGATGTGGGTACAACTAAACTGATTG contains:
- a CDS encoding succinate dehydrogenase cytochrome b subunit, giving the protein MSQTSESKILKFYRSQTGRKFITGVTGIGLMGFLVVHLAGNLGFFIGADAVNAYTAKLHSLGPLVLIVEIGLIAIVLFHAILGISIAQEKQKARPEGYALHVSGGAPSRMSPASKSMIWTGLILLFFIVLHVWQFRFGPHYDTMLPGGVEPVRDMYKVVVDVFVNPLWVALYMGVMVLLGFHLRHGFWSAFQSIGAMSSRLSNTMYAAALVFAVLIALGFFVLPLYLHLKP
- a CDS encoding AI-2E family transporter; its protein translation is MVQSSNNLILLLLGILVAIALGFVMHLLASILLPLIIALLLSNLFSPIMLYFKKRKFPAFIGLLMVLLVFGLMVSVLGLLIYSSIASFVDGIRIYQPKLTQLVVDMEYQLRQVLGNFDMRIEDIPWQDALSVSSVADSVTSGVGSFLHFLTNTFIVILYMMFILATSGQLTQKVKSAFQPGYANAMAGIIENIDKQVRQYLFVKTLMSLLMGIVTSLILWLIGLDFPIMWGFIAFLLNYIPNVGGTIATALPVILAILQFDSWVQPVLVLTLPLAAHMIIGNVLEPRIMANSLDLSAVLVLISLIFWGWLWGIGGMILAVPLTATIKIIFENIVPLHPLSILMSGEIPLKEEVLEKIEEQLEPVNLKG
- the ychF gene encoding redox-regulated ATPase YchF, which translates into the protein MALRCGIVGLPNVGKSTLFNALTSQQSALAANYPFATIEPNVGIVAVPDVRLQVLERLVKAQKVVPATIEFVDIAGLVEGASKGEGLGNQFLSHIREVDAVIQVVRCFDDPNIVHVNGSVNPTRDMGVISLELILKDLESVERRIDRVQRAVKAGDKKAAQELDLLKRVQAHLLDEKAIRTMPLMGDHEKELLDSFFLLSAKPILYAANVAESEILSGNAYVQEVQAWAEGEGSEVVVVSAEIESQLAQLAPDEKVMFLEDMGLENSGLERLIKAAYHLLGLITYITAGVKEVRAWTITRGTKAPGAAGVIHSDFERGFIRAETIKYEDYVRLGSESAARQAGLLRAEGKEYVVQDGDVIHFLFNV